Within the Dolichospermum compactum NIES-806 genome, the region TTTTTACGCTGAATCTGGGGGACAAATTGGCGATAAAGGATATATTAGTGGTGATGGTGTTTTAGTCAGAATTGAAGATGTGAAAAAAGAATCTGATTTCTTTATTCATTTTGGACGCATTGAAAGGGGAACAATTAGAATTGGTGATGAAATTACCGCACAAATAGATCGGGGTTGTCGTCGTCGTTCTCAAACTAATCATACAGCAACTCATTTATTACAAGCTGCTTTAAAGAAAGTTGTTGATGAAGGAATTTCTCAAGCGGGTTCTTTAGTTTCTTTTGATAGATTGCGGTTTGATTTTAACTGTCCCCGCGCTTTAACGACTGAGGAAGTTATCCAAATTGAAGAGTTAGTAAATAGTTGGATTTCCGAAGCTCATTCTGCTACAATAGAAGAGATGCCCATAGCAGAAGCAAAAGCTAAAGGTGCAGTGGCGATGTTTGGGGAAAAGTACGGTGATCAAGTGCGCGTGATTGATTTTCCTGGCGTTTCTATGGAATTATGTGGAGGAACTCATGTTAATAATACTGCGGAAATAGGCGTTTTCAAAATCATTGCTGAAGCGGGAGTTGCTTCTGGGGTAAGAAGAATAGAAGCAGTTTCTGGGGCTGCGGTATTGGATTATTTGAATGTGCGTGATATAGTTGTGAAGGATTTGTGCGATCGCTTTAAAGTTAAACCAGAAGAAATACCCGACAGAATCACAACTTTACAAACCGAACTCCGCAACAACGAAAAAGAAATTCAAAGTCTGAAATCACAAATAGCAATAGTCAAATCTGACAGCTTATTACAAACTGTGGAAACAATCGGAGAACACAAAATTATCATCGCTCAAATGGAAGATATTGACGCAGAATCATTAAAAGATGCGGCGGAAAGATTGCTGCAAAAAATCGGTAATGGTGCAGTGGTTTTAGGTTCTATTCCCGAAGCCGGAAAAGTGAGTATCGTTGCAGCATTTAGTCCCGAAGTTAATAAAAAAGGTGTCCAAGCTGGGAAATTTGTGGGAACCATAGCTAAAATTTGTGGAGGTGGAGGTGGTGGAAAACCCAACCTCGCGCAAGCTGGGGGACGTGACGCAAGTAAATTACCAGAAGCATTAGAAACTGCGAAAAATGATTTATTAGCAGCTTTGAAATAGGATTTAGATCCCCGATTTCTTTGAGAAGTCGGGGATTGCAATGTCTGATATGTGGAAAATGATTTGGGATACAGCTAGAAGATTAAATGAGCCTGGTTAGCATGGCAAGATGAACCAGGTAGACAAATACATCAAGCCATCAAGTATAATATAACTTAGTCGAGAAACTTGTAGAAGCGATACCCAACCCAATACTTATCGGTTAAACTCAAAAAATAGAATTATGTAGGTTGGGTTAAGGAACGAAACCCAACATTTATAAGCATTTCTTGGGTTGCGCTGTCGCTTAACCCAACCTACAAAATTTATAATCATAACCTAGTCGAGAAATTTGTAGAAGCGATACCCAACCCATAAAACCTATAAATTAAAATTATGACCCTCGCACAAGAAACACGCTACTATTCACTCCAAGAATACCTAGAATTAGAGGTAAACTCAGAAATACGTCACGAATATATCAACGGATTAATTATACCCATGACCGGTGGAACACCCAATCATAATCAACTTGCGGGCAATTTTTACGCAATGTTAAATTTTGCACTTAAACGTCAACCTTATCAAGTCTTTGTTACAGATCAACGTCTTTGGATTCCCACCAGAAAAATTCATACCTACCCTGATATTATGGTTGTGAAAAATCCCTTAGAATATGAAGAAGGAAGAAAAGACACCTTAGTAAATCCTGTGATGATTGCAGAAGTATTATCAAAATCTACCAAAAGCTATGATAGAGATGAAAAATTCGCAGCTTATCGAACAATTCCCAGCTTACAAGAATATATTTTAATTGACCAATATACAATGCACATTGAACAATATTTTAAAACTGATAACAATAAATGGATATTTTCTGAATTTACAGATGGAGATAGTAGCTTAAACCTATCTTCTATTCCTTGCCAAATCTTGTTAGCAGATATTTATGATAAAGTAGACTTCAACACCGAAGAATAAAAAACTCAATCTTCCTCTTTGCGCCTCTGCGTGAGATGATCATAATCATAAATACCAAAGGAGTCAATAAAAATGAGTCGCATTAATCCCTACACATTACAAATGCAAATTACTCAAATGTTTGCTCAAGGACAATCATTTTTTGCCTTGACAAAAGTTCAAGATTGGTTAAAAGAACATAATCAAAACCCCTTAGATTTTGAAATTCTCTTCCACAAAAAACCCGCACCTCCTGGTTCTAAAGAAGTCATGGTAATAGAAATAGAACTCAAACGTAAAGACGGACAACCTGTAGATCCTTGGTTACAACAACAGGCTAATTTACACGCTTAATTTAGATATTTTTTCATCTTGATTACCTTGTAAACCTCCTGTATGGATTAATAGCAAAGATTCCGATTGAAAAAACCCTTGAGTGATTAAATCCATAACTCCATAAAACATTTTTCCCGTGTATACATAATCTAAAGGTATGTCATGTTGTTGTTGGAAATCTTGACAAAATAGCTTTAATTTATTAGTTACCTTAGCATAACCACCAAAATGATAATCAGATACAAGTTGCCAAGGTGCAGGAGTATTAACAGGTGTTGGTAAACCAGAAGCTAGATAATTTGTTAATAAGTTATTGATATCTTCGTTGAGAAAATCACCACCTTTCAAAACAGGAAAACCAATTACTTTTTGTTCTTGACTTAATGATAGTGTCATTCCTGCTAATGTTGTTCCTGTCCCGCAAGCCAAACAGATAGTATTAAATCCTCTCACTGTTTGTAATATCTCTATACAACCGCGCAAACCATTTAAGTTACAACCTCCTTCAGGAATCATAAATACTTCTCCAAATTGCTGTTTTAATTGATTTTGTAATTGTTCTGTATGACGTTTTTTATATGTTTGACGATCAATATATACTAATTCCATTCCCTGTGCTACTGCAAATTGTAAAGTAGGATTGAGAGGGATATTTTCTTCTCCACGAATTAAGCCAATAGTGCGGAAACCCAACAGATTTCCTGCGGCTGCGGTAGCATAAATATGATTAGAATAAGCACCACCAAAGGTAAGGATTGTGGATAAATTTTTCTCCTTAGCTTCTACCAAGTTATATTTCAGCTTAAACCATTTATTACCGTTAATTTGGGGGTGCATGAGATCCAAGCGTAAGACATATAACTTAACACCTGCATTATCACCAATTTCACTATTAATTTGTTGAATAAGTGGAGGAAAAAATTTTGACGGCATTTCCCAAAAAAAGTTCTTCTTTATGAGAATAGTATAAAATACTAAGGTTACAAAAAATATCCACCAATTATGGCTAAACTTTTTGATTTAATCACCGAAGAACTGCAAAAGTTTATTATTAAGATATTAAAGTTTCAGAGTTTTATATATACTGATTCCTGCTTCCTTAAATAAGTCCTCAAGGATATCGGAATTTTTTTTGCGAATATCAATATGTCCTTGGTACACTTTATAAACGCTACTACGCGAACGAAGTTCACACAGTTAAAATTATTACTAATTATGCTACCCATTTACAAAATACTATATCAACAGGTATATTTAAAAGTTAAGCCTGAAATATAAAATTACGAACTCAGAATCAAATTAATAAAAAATGAATTCTAGCCTTTTATTGTCTAACATTTTAAACCCGCCAGTGTTATTTTTCTTTTTAGGAATGCTGGCGATTTTTCTGCAATCTGATTTGGAAATTCCCCAACCATTACCCAAATTATTTTCTCTTTATCTGTTACTCGCAATTGGTTTTAAGGGTGGATATGAAATTGAAGAAAGTGCCATTAATCCAGAAGTTGTCCTCACTCTGTTAGCGGCTATATTCATCGCTTCTGTTGTTCCTATTTACTCATTTTTCATTTTAAGACTGAAACTGGATACCTATAATGCAGCGGCTATTGCTGCAACCTATGGTTCTATTAGTGCCGTTACTTTTATTACGGCTCAATCTTTTCTCAAAGTTCTCAATATTGATTCTAGTGGACACATGGTAGCTGCTTTAGCAATCATGGAATCTCCAGCAATTATTGTGGGAATTGTCTTAGTGAGATTCTTTGCTAAAAGTCAGTTGGAAACAAAAGAAGGAAAAGTAGAGGAAGAAAAATTTTCTTGGGGTGAAGTGTTAAGAGAAGCCTTTTTAAATGGTTCTGTATTTCTCCTCATTGGTAGTGTGATAGTGGGAATTCTTACAGGAGAAAAGGGTTGGGAAAAATTACATCCATTTACCCAAGATATATTCTATGGAGTGCTATCATTCTTTCTATTAGATATGGGTATGGTAGCTGCTAGAAGAATCAAAGAATTGAGAAGTACAGGTCTTTTCCTAATTGCTTTTGGCGTTATTATGCCTGTATTTAATGCCATTATTGGTATCTTTATCAGTAAATTAATTGGGATGTCTGAAGGAAATGCTCTTTTGTTTGCCGTACTTTGTGCTAGTGCTTCTTATATTGCCGTACCGGCAGCAATGCGAATGACTGTCCCTGAAGCTAACCCTAGTTTATATGTATCTATGGCTTTAGCTATCACCTTTCCGTTTAATATTATTGTTGGTATACCTTTGTATTTCAACATTATCAAGACAATAGGAGTATAACCAGGTGCAAGTTGTTAAAAAAGTCGAAATAATTATCAATTCCTTAGAACTACAAAAGGTGTTGAAAATTCTAGATCATATAGGTGTTTCTGGATATACAATTATTGAGGATGTTACAGGTAAGGGATACAGAGGTCGAGTTATTGACGATTTAGAAGGTCATGCACTTACCAATGGTTATGTAATGACTATTTGCAATGAAGAACAAGAACGGCAAATAGCTGAAGCTGTTCGACCAGTCATCAAAAAATATGGTGGTGTATGTATTGCTGCTGATGTTAAATCAATCGTAGATTAATTAACTTTTGTAAATAACAATTAGCAAATAAAATCTAATTTTTTGATGAATTTTGGCGAATGCTCCAGTACAAGGGAAATAGATGCAGGATTACCCCGTAATAGGTTGTAATATTAACATTACTATAATCATTGTGCAGCTTAGAGAATTATCTCTGGAGTATACAAAATGAAACCTTTAATTGCAACTTTCACTCAAAATTTAGATTTTTCGGAATCGGAAATAGAAACAATACTTTCCACACCGTTAAAGGAGGTGCTAAATTCACCGGCTTTGAAACAAGAGTTAGATAGTTTAGATATTAGCTTACTCAAAAAAACCTTACCCACAGCCGGTGCAGTTTTAGCTGAACATTTACCACTTTTTTATGATTGGCTAAAAAATGAATTAGGTGTCCAGAATGTTCCTGATAGTCCAGACCATACAACAAAATGGGTAGTTGGTTTTCTGAATAATCAGGAAAGTATCAATCATTTGGTTGAATTACATCGTCCCGTTCCCCATGCAGCTTTAGAACAGGCTGTTCCCCGGTTGGTAGGTTTGTTTGATGGTGTGGAAGATGTGAAGGTGCGTCAAGAATGGGAAAAAGCAGTTGCAGCGCTTTGTTTGGTTTTGGTTGTTGATGCTCGTGAACAGGCAAAACTGGCTAATTAATATGTCTGATAGCGTGGCGCAAGCCATATCAGGATGCTCAGGATTGAAGGATTAACAGGATTGAATATGGCGATATTTTGGGCGCAGGCCCTGCGCCCCTACCTCCTAAAGTGCTGGCTGATGTTGAATCCAAGGGTTAGCGGCTTCTAGTTGGGCTGCTAGACTAATGAGGGTAGATTCAGCCGCAGGTTTACCAATTAGCTGTACACTCAGGGGTAAACCATTGCTATCAAAACCGACGGGAAGAGCGATCGCAGGTAATCCAGTAGCATTTGCGACAGGACAAGGCGCGACCCAGTGGACAATTTTGGCGAATGTCTCTTCTGGACTCAAATCTGCCCATTCACCGACGCGAATGGGAGAATGGAGATAGACTGGTAATACCAACACATCCACAGTATCAAAAAATGCGATAATTTGCCGAGAGACAATTTGCATTTGGGAAAGTGCTTGCAGATATTCAGCAACAGAACCATTTTTTGCGAATAACCACTGGTTCAAAGGTTGCAAAGCTGGTGACGGGATTCCCGCTGCTGCTATTCCTGCTTGCCAAACTACTTTAAATGGTTCGATTAAACTGCTAAAATCTGGATATTTTTCCTCAACTTGATGTCCAAATTGTGCTAGTAATTCAACTGTTTTTAATACTCCTTGTTGACAGTTAGCGTCAGCTTCTCCAAAAGGAAGAATATTGGTACTAAAGGCAATTTTTAAAGGATCTAATTTAAATTGAGTTGCAGACAGAAATGATGGTTGGGGATCTGGTAGCCAATAAGGATCACCAGTAACGTAGCCAGAGATGACATCTAACATAGCGGCTGCATCCGCCACTGTGCGGGCAAGGGGACCATCAACAGCGATGCCCCCCAAGCGATCGCCTACAGGGGCTTTAGAAACTCTTCCCCTGGCTGGTTTGATGCCCACAACACCACAACAAGCCGCCGGACCACGCACCGAACCACCACCATCTGAACCTTGAGCGATCGCACTTAATCCTGCTGCTACCGATGCCGCTGCACCACCACTAGAACCACCCGGAGTATATTCTAAATTCCAAGGGTTTCTTGCTGGGGGAAATCCCATAGGTTCGCTGTAAGGATAAGAACCTAATTCGGAAGTTGCGGTTTTACCCAGAATAATAAATCCCGCTTGTTTAATTTTCGTCACCACGCCATCATCATGATTGGCAATATTGTTCAACAGCGCTGGATTTCCATAAGTACAAGTAACACCTGCAACTGCACTTAAGTCTTTAATAGAAATTGGCACACCAAAAAACGGCGGTAATTCGGAAATGGTCGTCAGTAATTCCGTTTTATTTGTAGCATCAGCGATCGCTAAATCTGCCGTAACTGTAAAATAACTCCCCAATTGGGGATTCAAGCGTTCAATTCTTTCCAAATATACTTCCACCAACTCCAGCGGCGACACTTCCCGTAGACGGATTAATTGTGCTAACTCTAAAGCCGGAGTAAAAGCTAAATCATTGCTATTCATTTTAACTTGTTGCAAAAAGGGAACAGGTAATGAGTGTTGACACTCATTTTCACCAGTTTAGAGCTTCAGTCAAAAAAAAGATGCTTTAGGTGAAGGTTGAAAATGCCTATTTTCCCAACTGTTAACTGTTTGGCTCTGATGTATGGGCGATCGCTCAATTATTGGTTAAATTGTATCTTCTAAGTATTGCAATCCCCAGTGATACAAAGAACGCATTAATAGATTGTTGAGATTGGGGGGAGTGCTAACTTTCTTGAGTAGTTCCATCATCAGCTTTTTAATGATTTGTGGTGTTGTTGGTATCTTAACTCCGTCAAATCCATTGTTAGCCCAAAGATAGCCAATTTTCGTTGAAGTTATAGATTCGCCATCATGAATAATTGTGTTGCGCTTTTTCCTAATATCGGCCATTAATTTTGACCATTTATTATCTTCTTTGAATTTATTGTAAATACACCAACCTTGCATTAATTCTGCTAGACTTGGTTCATCTTTATTACTTACTATCCAACCTTTAGCAGTCCAATTTTGGGCTGTTGATTGAATATACAATAATTGTTCTAAAAGTTGGACAAACTGAATAAATGCAGTGGTGTAATTTTCTCGGTTTAGAGAAAGTTCTAAGATAATTGTTGATTCCCAAAGTTTGCTAAGATTATCAGTCTGTATTTTTTGGATTTGATTTTTCCAATTGATGATTTTTTCTGAATCAGTTATTTTACTAACATCATTACAACCTATCCAATCTTTGAGTTTTTGGTGAAAATCATGATTAGATTCCCAGTTACTATATTGTGCTAAAAAACCAGCTAATTTATATAATACTGAATGACGACTTTCATGAACTTTTAGCCAAATTTGGGCTTCCGAAAAATCCCCTCTTTCCCAAGCTGATTTAATCTTTACTTTTTCTAACGCCCAGAAATATTTACTCATAGTAATAAGTTGAAAATTCTGGGAATGATTAGCAGTAACTAAACCATTTTCTAAGGTGGTAAAAAATTCCTTTGGTTCATCGGGACTAGCATTAAATACTTTATATTGACGGACTAAAGCTGCTGCACAAATTTCTACATTAGAAGCAATTACAGGGGTACATCCTTTAGTTTGAATCCAGAGAACAAACTCTTGATTTTTGTTAGCATTGATAGCTTCTTTCAAAACCAGGTGTTCTAATTCTTCTCGAATTTCATCACTATTACCAGCATTAATTTTTGGGGCGTGAACATCAACTCTAATATCAGGGAATAAACTTTTAATTTTTCCTTTCATTAATTCTGCTAACCATAAAGTATCTAATCGGCGAAAGTTCCAGGTAATACTTTCCGGTTGGTCTGTTCCCCATAGGATAATATGTTTTAAGCCTTGTTTTACTCCTCCTTCAATGACAGTTTTATCTAACAATAATTCGACATTACTAAAATCACCACCTAACCATACTTGACAGTAATCATAATATCTTTGACCTAAATCTCGACCACTCCAGGGATAGGTTTTACGATCTTGGTCTTGATGTTTACCCCGTTCTATTCCTAGTTCTTGATAGAGTTCGTTGATATGTGGAGGATAACTAATATTACCATCTGCACCAAAGGAACGGATAAGACCATCTTTACACCGCCAGCCTATTTGTCGAGTTCCTATGGTAATGATGAGGGTGCTAACTTGATTTGTGTTATTTGTTGTTGTCATAGTGGGAAGATTTGAACTTTACTTTGTAATGTTTCTAAATATTTTCGGCGTGGATTTTCATTAGCACCAAATACTGTTACTACTTGGTAATTTCCTAAATTTGCAATCCATACAGGGGAAGGAATAACCTTATTACCTTGAGTTTTACCGCAAAGATTACCGTCATAATTATTATTAAATTTTAGTTCATCACTATGTAAAACTGATAGGGCATAAGATTTACCGAATTTTTCGTCTCCAGAACATACAAATATGCGACAATTTGCGTCTATTGCTTCTGTCCATTGGTTATTTCTAACTATTCCACAAGTTCTTAATTGTCCAGAATTAAAATTAACACCTAAGGTTTGTAATGCTTCATAAAAATTCCTGATTTTAGTTTTGAATAATTCTTGAAATTGTTTAGTATTATCTGGTAATGTCCAAAAATTATCATCACTTTCAGTAATTAAATTACAGCCACGATACCAAGGAGGACGGGGAGGATTACGATTTTTTCGAGAATATAATGGTCTTCTTGCACCTTGACCAATACCACCCAAATGAAACATTAACCAGGTGAGATTTTTTATTAATTTCTCTAAGTTCTGTTTTTGAGACTGGGGAATTTCCGGTGAATAGTTTAATGTGAGTATTCCTGATTGTTCACCAAAATCATCGTTTTGATTTGTAGCATTATCTCTAATAGTTTTTCCTTCTAATACTCTGACCATTAACCAGCCATATTGTTTACTAGGATTGATCCCTCCAAAGATTTTATTTTCCCATTCTTGAACTTGTGTAGGTTCTAAAACCCCTAATGCAAAGGTTCTAAACCAATAACGTAACATTGATTTAAAGGCTACCGGGCGGACTTCTGAAGTAGCTATATTGTCAGTTCTTAACTTACCATTATTATCAGTTCTAAATCTACCATCATTTCCCCTTTGATAAGGTTGGTTAACATTTCTAAACCTCTGTCTACCATGTATTAACTGGCCTTCTATAACAAATTCAACTCTAAAGAATTCATGATTCTTCTCAAGTTTTCCTGCGGGATTTAATTGACCATAACCAGTGTTAACTTGAGAACCTACACCAGCTTGTAAACCTTTGATTAACCACTGTTTGACTTGTTCTAATATATCGTTATCCTGGCAGTTACTAGCTAATCTTAACCCAATCACAAACATGGGCTTTTCTAAACTGAAAAATGGGTTAGGATTGGGGCTATATTTAGGTGTATTATTGGCTGAATTATTATCCCATTGCCAAATATTATTAGCTATATCCACAGCTAATACATTTTGATTTTGATTCGGTAAAGGATAAGCGTCTAAGAATACAACTTTACCCGCTTGATTGGCTTTATCTTGAGTTTCTACTGAACCAAAATAGGAGGCAATTTGTTTTTCTGCTTCTTGCCATTCAATCTTGTCTTTAGCCATGATTTCCCTAATGGCTTGGGTTCTGGCTACACCCCGTAAGCTGCTAGAGGGAATATAAGGAATACCCAAAGCATCAAAAGCGGGTAATAAAATACTTTCTGGTCCTCTATGTCCTCCTACTCTAATTCTCCAAGGACATTGAACTTTAAAACTTTTTTGGGCTATTAATTCAGTACGTTTTGTTAGTTGTTGTAATCGCTGGGAATATTTTGACCCTTGTTCGGCCATTTGTAATATTTGTACCTTAGTGGAGTCTTTATAATCATGATTGGGCGATAGCGAAGCGCTGCTGCAAGCAGTTCGCATCCAACGGAGATATTCTACAAAACTGGCTTCTGGATGTGGTTGAGGTGGGTTATCTGGATTCAACCAGGGAGACGGGATAGGAGGCTGATTATTACCACCACCATGACCACCAGGATTACCATTGCCGCGACCATTATCACCCACAGGAACGTTAATTACTTTTCTGGGTCTGTTTACATCTGGTGTGGTAGGTGCAGGTGGTTGAGGTCTTCTAGGTTGATTGGTTTGAGGTCTTTCAAATACCATAATTTTATTCTCCTTCAATACCTGCGTAAATTGCAGTAGCCCAAAAACTAAATTCTTGTGCTAAAGCTAATCCCAAACCTGTGATACCTAAATATTCATCTGTGTTAAGATTTTTTAGTGTTGTTAAACCTTGTTGTCCAGATAAATTTTGTGTTTCTGAAATAGTTTGCAAACATTCAAAGAATTTTTGTACTACTTGTCTTTTACCCATCATGCCATCAGGTAATGCCATTTCCTCGGCTTTTAATCGCATTATTCCCCAAGTAGAAAGATAGGTATAAAGTTCCACTGCTTGACTTTTTTGTTGTTTTAAACGAGTGTCATCTTGACGGTGTAAATTGCGTAAATTATTTAAAGCGTCATAAGTTGGTGTGGCAATGGTTCTAGGGTCAAATGTCATATTAATTTCCTTTTTCTGACTACACTTTTACAGACTAAAAATCTTTTTTACACAGGAAATTATCGTTTTCATCCTGGACATCCTGATATGGCTTACGCCACGCTTTGCTATCAGACAAATTTTCTAATTCTCTTTAGCAGTTGACATCCACTGTTGCACAAAACCCCGTCCTAAACTTTCTTGTCCGCCAATTTGTAATATTTCCTTGTCTGCTAATAAAGTTTTAAAATCTTGATAGGATTGTTGTGATTTTCCATTAGCTTGTGATGTAATTCCCCAAGGTAAATACATTAATGTATCGGGTGGAATTGCTTCCTCATAACGGAAACCACCATTTACAGATTTATGTTCATCGAGTTTAATTTTTACCTGTCTCCATAAACTCATTTGAATTAATGTGGCACAGTGTTTATCAGGTAAAACCAATAACCGATTTATAGAAACTGTAGCATCACCTTTTGGTACAAATTGTTGTAAATTTTGTCCTGGTTGTAATTGATTTTTTGGGATAATTGCATCCTTTAAATAAACCGGAGAATTATTATTAAAGTTACAACTGTATTCTACAGGTATGGGTAATTTACCTCCTTGTAAACGTTGCCAACGTTGTAATAAAAGGGGACAACTAACCCAAACTACACTATGACTTAA harbors:
- a CDS encoding Uma2 family endonuclease; its protein translation is MTLAQETRYYSLQEYLELEVNSEIRHEYINGLIIPMTGGTPNHNQLAGNFYAMLNFALKRQPYQVFVTDQRLWIPTRKIHTYPDIMVVKNPLEYEEGRKDTLVNPVMIAEVLSKSTKSYDRDEKFAAYRTIPSLQEYILIDQYTMHIEQYFKTDNNKWIFSEFTDGDSSLNLSSIPCQILLADIYDKVDFNTEE
- a CDS encoding 1-aminocyclopropane-1-carboxylate deaminase/D-cysteine desulfhydrase: MPSKFFPPLIQQINSEIGDNAGVKLYVLRLDLMHPQINGNKWFKLKYNLVEAKEKNLSTILTFGGAYSNHIYATAAAGNLLGFRTIGLIRGEENIPLNPTLQFAVAQGMELVYIDRQTYKKRHTEQLQNQLKQQFGEVFMIPEGGCNLNGLRGCIEILQTVRGFNTICLACGTGTTLAGMTLSLSQEQKVIGFPVLKGGDFLNEDINNLLTNYLASGLPTPVNTPAPWQLVSDYHFGGYAKVTNKLKLFCQDFQQQHDIPLDYVYTGKMFYGVMDLITQGFFQSESLLLIHTGGLQGNQDEKISKLSV
- a CDS encoding sodium-dependent bicarbonate transport family permease, translating into MNSSLLLSNILNPPVLFFFLGMLAIFLQSDLEIPQPLPKLFSLYLLLAIGFKGGYEIEESAINPEVVLTLLAAIFIASVVPIYSFFILRLKLDTYNAAAIAATYGSISAVTFITAQSFLKVLNIDSSGHMVAALAIMESPAIIVGIVLVRFFAKSQLETKEGKVEEEKFSWGEVLREAFLNGSVFLLIGSVIVGILTGEKGWEKLHPFTQDIFYGVLSFFLLDMGMVAARRIKELRSTGLFLIAFGVIMPVFNAIIGIFISKLIGMSEGNALLFAVLCASASYIAVPAAMRMTVPEANPSLYVSMALAITFPFNIIVGIPLYFNIIKTIGV
- a CDS encoding P-II family nitrogen regulator, translating into MQVVKKVEIIINSLELQKVLKILDHIGVSGYTIIEDVTGKGYRGRVIDDLEGHALTNGYVMTICNEEQERQIAEAVRPVIKKYGGVCIAADVKSIVD
- a CDS encoding amidase, producing MNSNDLAFTPALELAQLIRLREVSPLELVEVYLERIERLNPQLGSYFTVTADLAIADATNKTELLTTISELPPFFGVPISIKDLSAVAGVTCTYGNPALLNNIANHDDGVVTKIKQAGFIILGKTATSELGSYPYSEPMGFPPARNPWNLEYTPGGSSGGAAASVAAGLSAIAQGSDGGGSVRGPAACCGVVGIKPARGRVSKAPVGDRLGGIAVDGPLARTVADAAAMLDVISGYVTGDPYWLPDPQPSFLSATQFKLDPLKIAFSTNILPFGEADANCQQGVLKTVELLAQFGHQVEEKYPDFSSLIEPFKVVWQAGIAAAGIPSPALQPLNQWLFAKNGSVAEYLQALSQMQIVSRQIIAFFDTVDVLVLPVYLHSPIRVGEWADLSPEETFAKIVHWVAPCPVANATGLPAIALPVGFDSNGLPLSVQLIGKPAAESTLISLAAQLEAANPWIQHQPAL
- the cmr6 gene encoding type III-B CRISPR module RAMP protein Cmr6; translation: MVFERPQTNQPRRPQPPAPTTPDVNRPRKVINVPVGDNGRGNGNPGGHGGGNNQPPIPSPWLNPDNPPQPHPEASFVEYLRWMRTACSSASLSPNHDYKDSTKVQILQMAEQGSKYSQRLQQLTKRTELIAQKSFKVQCPWRIRVGGHRGPESILLPAFDALGIPYIPSSSLRGVARTQAIREIMAKDKIEWQEAEKQIASYFGSVETQDKANQAGKVVFLDAYPLPNQNQNVLAVDIANNIWQWDNNSANNTPKYSPNPNPFFSLEKPMFVIGLRLASNCQDNDILEQVKQWLIKGLQAGVGSQVNTGYGQLNPAGKLEKNHEFFRVEFVIEGQLIHGRQRFRNVNQPYQRGNDGRFRTDNNGKLRTDNIATSEVRPVAFKSMLRYWFRTFALGVLEPTQVQEWENKIFGGINPSKQYGWLMVRVLEGKTIRDNATNQNDDFGEQSGILTLNYSPEIPQSQKQNLEKLIKNLTWLMFHLGGIGQGARRPLYSRKNRNPPRPPWYRGCNLITESDDNFWTLPDNTKQFQELFKTKIRNFYEALQTLGVNFNSGQLRTCGIVRNNQWTEAIDANCRIFVCSGDEKFGKSYALSVLHSDELKFNNNYDGNLCGKTQGNKVIPSPVWIANLGNYQVVTVFGANENPRRKYLETLQSKVQIFPL
- the cmr4 gene encoding type III-B CRISPR module RAMP protein Cmr4, with translation MEYIYLYLLSPLHTGGTTQEGNLLGIARESHTNLPYIPSSTVRGKVRSLATDKDQKYQLFGNDLQDGQLEQGNIWIGDASILWLPVPSLSHSVVWVSCPLLLQRWQRLQGGKLPIPVEYSCNFNNNSPVYLKDAIIPKNQLQPGQNLQQFVPKGDATVSINRLLVLPDKHCATLIQMSLWRQVKIKLDEHKSVNGGFRYEEAIPPDTLMYLPWGITSQANGKSQQSYQDFKTLLADKEILQIGGQESLGRGFVQQWMSTAKEN